A DNA window from Rhizobium sp. NXC14 contains the following coding sequences:
- a CDS encoding alpha/beta fold hydrolase, which produces MSKGIIANSVMNAAAGMLLLLTGFVSSIITARLLGPEANGIVAFSLWLVMTGASIAELGSSITLLKTLPQLSAEGYDARRRRGFAAILVSFMMFSTVLLLALYALFFLTSEEMHWAETAPSVALVTGALFFIQAIGSFVKFYLIGEKKLGSFFKLTVAVSIIQLAGVATGAVLYGVEGVLVGYALGQLVLFFATLPILLARRDWCGVSLKYLASSSIILSIQFIIDSIFLNRLELLFLQQFWSVEMVGYYAVGLSIANIALQLPIQMTGSLLPYYSERRHSSDDSTLPVEVFAAVTRSMAYIVLPMSLGLAAISSELVLVVFGEAFRRSGTVVALLALVAPAYTFMQILSLYLLSMDKARSRLNISVIGGILMVAGCLLIIPRLAAEGAAIVRILVFVAMSVMMIRQTGFGSQLSGLYASLTKVTLASVLCACAAISVLEFVHGPIGLIFAIIAGTIAHFAALRVLRAVPVEDVEVMRSIVEKMPSALRRQVSRVIDFIAPGRPGDPDRAKVAPGEFSLEPAEGAGRSAALPVVFDGTIGLFMPENPEAAKRSAAVLFVSPWGFEEMCSRKFFRVAAEHFSDIGVPSLRFDYRGTGDALDFGALPARLETWENSIRAAAAKLKSLTGCDRIILIGQGLGATLAQRIGSSIEGVDSLVMLAPVLSGRAYLRELNMWSKIIDADLGLGHEHVQAAKVQIAGLVMPEEIAAELGKLNIVAPQGLAASRYLILERPVRAEDTGFADALQALGANVEQKVFDGYDELVTNPLFAKTPMAVVELLTAWLKTATAETSAVHSPAAIETIPLAGDGFLETPVRFGSHDHLVGVVSRPLGEIRGNAVLFLSTAYDRHAGWGRTTVDMARELARHGVVSLRFDSANVGDSPPRPDAPEQVLYSMTQTADAIAALDLLENVVAGPIMVAGRCSGGYVAFRAGVADERLKAVVSINPFVYYWDPKVPVRREHVVSVPRSLDDYGQRLARLDTLKRLLRGQVDVVSALRNIVIAGGRRLSPFVAPLLELLPDRRHIAREIRQSFALFGKRKVPLTLIYSEGDVGLDHVYFHFGPRGARLSRYPNVRLLMLPDADHNLTPPQSRKFVLDEIIRLARA; this is translated from the coding sequence ATGTCGAAGGGTATTATCGCAAATTCGGTGATGAATGCGGCGGCAGGCATGCTGCTGCTGCTGACGGGCTTCGTCTCCTCGATCATCACCGCGCGCCTGCTTGGGCCGGAGGCCAACGGCATCGTTGCCTTCTCGCTGTGGCTGGTGATGACGGGCGCCTCGATCGCCGAACTCGGCTCCAGCATCACGCTGCTCAAGACCCTGCCGCAGCTTTCGGCGGAGGGCTATGACGCGCGCCGCCGGCGAGGCTTTGCCGCCATCCTCGTCAGCTTCATGATGTTTTCGACAGTGCTGCTGCTGGCGCTCTACGCCCTGTTCTTCCTGACTTCGGAGGAGATGCACTGGGCAGAAACCGCGCCCTCCGTTGCGCTCGTCACCGGCGCGCTGTTTTTCATCCAGGCGATCGGATCTTTCGTCAAATTCTACCTGATCGGCGAAAAGAAGCTCGGCAGCTTCTTCAAGCTGACCGTCGCCGTCTCGATAATCCAGCTCGCTGGGGTCGCCACCGGCGCCGTGCTCTATGGCGTCGAGGGCGTTCTCGTCGGTTATGCGCTCGGCCAGCTCGTGCTGTTTTTCGCCACACTGCCGATCCTTCTGGCGCGGCGCGACTGGTGCGGGGTTTCACTCAAGTACCTCGCTTCCTCCTCCATCATCCTGTCGATCCAGTTCATCATCGATTCTATCTTTCTCAACCGTCTCGAACTGCTCTTCCTGCAGCAGTTCTGGTCGGTGGAAATGGTCGGCTATTATGCGGTCGGCCTGTCGATTGCCAATATCGCTCTGCAACTGCCGATCCAGATGACCGGCAGCCTGCTGCCCTATTATTCCGAACGGCGGCACAGCAGCGACGATTCGACCTTGCCGGTCGAGGTCTTCGCCGCCGTCACCCGCAGCATGGCCTATATCGTGCTGCCGATGAGCCTCGGGCTGGCTGCCATCTCCAGCGAACTGGTGCTCGTCGTGTTCGGGGAAGCCTTCCGCCGCAGCGGCACGGTGGTCGCGCTGCTCGCGCTCGTCGCTCCCGCCTATACATTCATGCAGATCCTCAGCCTCTATCTGCTGTCGATGGACAAGGCCCGCTCCCGCCTCAACATCAGTGTGATAGGTGGCATCCTCATGGTAGCGGGTTGTTTACTGATCATACCTAGGCTTGCCGCCGAGGGGGCCGCAATCGTACGCATTCTCGTGTTCGTTGCGATGTCGGTGATGATGATCAGACAGACAGGATTCGGGTCCCAGCTTTCGGGTCTCTACGCAAGCCTGACGAAGGTGACGCTCGCCTCCGTCTTGTGCGCCTGCGCGGCGATTTCAGTGCTGGAATTCGTCCATGGCCCGATCGGTCTTATCTTCGCGATAATCGCCGGCACGATTGCGCATTTCGCCGCACTCCGAGTGCTGCGCGCCGTGCCCGTCGAGGATGTCGAGGTGATGCGTTCCATTGTCGAAAAAATGCCGTCGGCACTGCGGCGGCAGGTCAGCCGCGTAATCGACTTCATTGCACCGGGGCGCCCCGGCGATCCAGACCGCGCCAAGGTGGCGCCCGGCGAATTTTCGCTCGAACCGGCTGAGGGTGCCGGACGCAGCGCCGCCCTGCCCGTTGTCTTCGATGGGACGATCGGGCTGTTCATGCCTGAGAATCCTGAAGCTGCCAAGCGCTCGGCCGCGGTCCTTTTCGTCAGTCCATGGGGCTTCGAGGAGATGTGCAGCCGCAAGTTCTTCCGGGTCGCGGCTGAACATTTCTCCGATATAGGCGTGCCCAGTCTGCGTTTCGATTATCGCGGCACCGGCGATGCGCTCGATTTTGGTGCGCTGCCGGCAAGGCTGGAAACCTGGGAAAACTCCATCCGCGCGGCGGCCGCCAAGCTGAAATCGCTTACCGGCTGCGACCGCATCATCCTGATCGGCCAAGGTCTCGGCGCGACCCTTGCCCAGCGGATCGGCTCCTCGATCGAGGGCGTCGATAGCCTCGTCATGCTGGCGCCGGTGCTGAGCGGCCGCGCCTATCTGCGTGAGCTCAACATGTGGTCGAAGATCATCGACGCCGATCTCGGCCTCGGCCATGAGCATGTGCAGGCTGCAAAGGTGCAGATCGCCGGGCTCGTCATGCCGGAAGAGATCGCCGCCGAGCTCGGCAAGCTCAACATCGTCGCGCCGCAGGGGCTGGCGGCGTCCCGCTATCTGATCCTCGAACGCCCTGTTAGGGCCGAAGATACTGGCTTTGCCGATGCGCTGCAGGCGCTTGGCGCCAATGTCGAGCAGAAAGTGTTCGACGGCTATGACGAACTCGTCACCAATCCGCTCTTCGCCAAGACACCCATGGCTGTGGTCGAGCTTTTGACGGCCTGGCTGAAGACGGCGACCGCGGAGACATCCGCCGTTCATTCGCCGGCCGCGATCGAAACCATCCCGCTTGCCGGCGACGGTTTCCTGGAAACGCCGGTGCGTTTCGGAAGTCACGATCATCTGGTCGGTGTCGTCAGCCGACCGCTTGGCGAGATCAGGGGCAATGCCGTGCTCTTCCTGTCGACCGCCTATGACCGGCATGCCGGCTGGGGACGGACAACGGTGGACATGGCACGCGAACTCGCGCGCCATGGCGTCGTTTCGCTGCGCTTTGATTCCGCCAATGTCGGCGACAGCCCGCCGCGGCCGGATGCGCCGGAGCAGGTGCTGTATTCGATGACGCAGACCGCCGATGCGATCGCCGCGCTCGATCTGCTCGAAAATGTCGTTGCTGGCCCTATCATGGTCGCCGGCCGCTGCAGCGGCGGCTATGTAGCTTTCCGCGCCGGCGTCGCCGACGAGCGGCTGAAGGCGGTCGTCTCGATCAATCCCTTCGTCTATTACTGGGATCCGAAGGTGCCGGTGCGCCGCGAGCATGTCGTCTCCGTTCCCCGCAGCCTCGACGATTACGGCCAGCGTCTGGCGCGGCTCGACACGTTGAAGCGGCTGCTGCGCGGTCAAGTCGACGTGGTGTCTGCGCTGCGCAATATCGTTATCGCCGGTGGCCGGCGGCTGTCGCCCTTCGTCGCGCCATTGCTCGAACTGCTTCCCGACCGGCGCCATATTGCCCGTGAGATCCGGCAGTCCTTCGCGCTGTTCGGCAAGCGAAAGGTGCCGCTGACACTGATCTACAGCGAAGGCGACGTCGGCCTCGACCATGTCTATTTCCATTTCGGCCCGCGCGGCGCCAGGCTTTCCCGCTATCCGAACGTGCGGCTGCTGATGCTGCCGGATGCCGACCACAATCTGACGCCACCGCAATCGCGCAAATTCGTCCTCGACGAGATCATTCGTCTCGCGCGGGCGTAA
- a CDS encoding glycosyltransferase family 4 protein, which produces MAIVEADRVRENPQPQTAPLIVHVVRQFLPNRGGLEDVVANLSRQTLRRGYRVRVVTLNSLFTAPEDRLPSRENIDGIEVVRIPWSGSSRYPLAPQVFRHLGDADLVHVHAIDFFFDALAWGRMLHGKPMIVTTHGGFFHTRKYAAIKKIWFRTLTRASARAYRRVVCCSASDLKQFSEIVPDSVLVENGADIGKFADTASRRARRRIVTIGRFSVNKRLDHLLDAIAVLKSRDPEWHLDIVGAESDLNRVDIEGEIESRDLTGRVTLHVSPDNETIRRIITAASLFASASEYEGFGLVALEAMSAGLLPVLNANDAFQTLADRHRVIRLADFTSPESAATAVELAHADLAGRPDVLRSELLDAARGYSWDIVAGRYIDLYRSLDIAAAESL; this is translated from the coding sequence ATGGCGATCGTCGAGGCAGACAGGGTGCGCGAGAATCCGCAGCCGCAAACGGCTCCGCTGATCGTCCATGTCGTGCGCCAGTTCCTGCCCAATCGCGGCGGCCTGGAAGACGTCGTCGCCAATCTCAGCCGCCAGACCCTTCGGCGTGGCTATCGTGTCCGTGTCGTTACGCTGAACTCCCTGTTTACCGCGCCAGAGGACAGGCTGCCGTCGCGCGAAAATATAGACGGCATCGAGGTGGTGCGCATTCCGTGGTCCGGCAGCAGCCGTTATCCGCTGGCGCCGCAGGTTTTTCGCCATCTCGGCGACGCCGATCTCGTGCATGTCCATGCCATCGACTTCTTCTTCGATGCGCTCGCCTGGGGCCGGATGCTGCACGGCAAACCGATGATCGTCACCACCCATGGCGGTTTCTTCCACACCCGGAAATATGCGGCGATCAAGAAGATATGGTTCCGCACGCTGACCCGCGCCTCGGCGAGGGCCTATCGCCGTGTGGTTTGCTGCAGCGCCTCCGATCTCAAGCAGTTTTCCGAAATCGTGCCGGACAGCGTGCTGGTCGAGAACGGCGCCGATATCGGCAAGTTCGCCGACACCGCCTCGCGTCGCGCAAGACGCCGCATCGTCACCATCGGCCGATTTTCAGTGAACAAGCGGCTGGACCATCTGCTCGACGCGATAGCCGTTCTGAAGAGCCGCGATCCGGAATGGCATCTCGACATTGTCGGGGCCGAATCCGACCTGAACCGGGTGGATATCGAGGGCGAGATCGAAAGCCGGGACCTGACCGGCCGCGTCACCCTGCATGTGTCGCCAGACAATGAGACCATCCGCCGGATCATCACTGCGGCTTCGCTCTTCGCCTCCGCTTCGGAATATGAGGGTTTCGGCCTGGTCGCGCTGGAGGCGATGAGTGCCGGCCTGCTGCCGGTGCTGAACGCCAACGACGCCTTTCAGACGCTCGCCGATCGGCACCGCGTCATCAGGCTTGCCGATTTCACCAGCCCGGAGAGTGCCGCGACCGCCGTGGAATTGGCCCATGCCGACCTTGCGGGCCGACCGGATGTCCTTCGCTCTGAGCTTCTCGACGCCGCGCGCGGCTATTCCTGGGATATCGTCGCCGGGCGTTACATCGATCTCTACAGATCGCTTGATATCGCCGCCGCGGAAAGCCTCTGA
- a CDS encoding Lrp/AsnC ligand binding domain-containing protein, producing the protein MKPIFVQLQCAPGKTYEVADAIYQTELVSELYSTSGDYDLLLKVYIEEGQDIGKFINDNIANIPGIVRSLTTLTFKAF; encoded by the coding sequence ATGAAACCGATCTTCGTCCAGCTCCAATGCGCCCCCGGCAAGACCTATGAGGTCGCCGACGCCATCTACCAGACCGAGCTGGTCTCGGAGCTCTATTCAACGAGCGGCGATTACGACCTGCTGTTGAAGGTCTATATCGAGGAAGGCCAGGACATCGGCAAGTTCATCAACGACAATATCGCCAATATTCCTGGCATCGTCCGGTCGCTGACGACCCTCACCTTCAAAGCCTTCTGA
- a CDS encoding LysR family transcriptional regulator — MIMLASRRFLPSTSHLAAFEAVARTGSVTAAARELDLTQSAVSRQVSALEEQLGVELFLRERQTMRLTLAGDSYAREIREALRRISSASLNLRANPHGGTLTLAILPTFGTRWLAPRLGRFLSANPGVTINLATRLSPFDFRLDSIDAAIHFGHPHWPGAELTLLMSERTVPACSPDFLKQHRISQPEDLLTVPLLHLTTRPDAWEQWFAGNGVSFESVHGMLFDQFATAAQAAIAGLGVALLPTFLMQEELKRGDLVAAVDREMESRERYYLACPSERADYAPLAAFRDWIVAEAAAGGTV; from the coding sequence ATGATCATGCTCGCTTCAAGGCGTTTTCTGCCGTCGACTTCACATCTCGCCGCCTTCGAGGCGGTCGCCCGCACAGGCAGCGTGACGGCGGCGGCGCGCGAACTCGACCTGACGCAGAGCGCCGTCAGCCGTCAGGTCAGCGCATTGGAGGAGCAGCTTGGAGTCGAGCTCTTCTTGCGTGAACGCCAGACCATGCGGCTGACGCTGGCCGGCGACAGTTATGCCCGCGAGATTCGCGAGGCGCTGCGCCGGATCTCGAGCGCCTCACTGAACCTGCGCGCCAACCCACACGGCGGCACGCTCACTCTCGCCATCCTGCCTACCTTCGGCACGCGCTGGCTTGCGCCACGCTTGGGGCGCTTTCTCAGCGCCAATCCCGGCGTAACGATCAATCTCGCGACCCGTCTTTCACCTTTTGACTTCCGGCTCGATTCGATTGACGCCGCGATCCATTTCGGCCACCCGCACTGGCCTGGCGCGGAACTCACCTTGCTGATGTCGGAGCGTACGGTGCCGGCCTGCAGCCCTGATTTTCTGAAACAGCACAGGATTTCGCAGCCAGAGGACCTGCTTACCGTTCCACTCCTGCATCTGACCACGCGCCCCGATGCCTGGGAGCAATGGTTCGCCGGCAACGGCGTTTCCTTCGAAAGCGTGCACGGTATGCTCTTCGATCAGTTCGCCACCGCAGCGCAAGCGGCGATCGCCGGCCTCGGTGTCGCCCTGTTGCCGACATTCCTGATGCAGGAAGAACTCAAGCGCGGCGATCTCGTCGCCGCCGTCGACCGGGAGATGGAGAGCCGCGAGCGCTATTATCTCGCCTGTCCCAGCGAGCGCGCCGATTATGCGCCGCTTGCCGCCTTTCGCGACTGGATCGTCGCCGAAGCGGCGGCCGGAGGGACCGTGTGA
- a CDS encoding VOC family protein: protein MPQAFISTDRIRSLFTDAMSQMYRTEVPQYGTLIELVADVNAGCLESNPDLRERLARAGELERIDVERHGAIRLGTAEELFTIRRLFAVMGMQAVGYYDLSVAGVPVHSTCFRPIDEAALNINPFRVFTSLLRLELIEDESLRREAEAILAKRRIYTPRAIALIERHEQNGGLTEAEATEFVAEALETFRWHGEATVSAETYKRLHDAHRLIADVVSFKGPHINHLTPRTLDIDAVQAGMPERGITPKAVIEGPPRRQCDILLRQTSFKALEEAIVFSGDEGAVQGTHTARFGEIEQRGVALTAKGRALYDRLLASVRGEVQVGAGGAKAGAYDQELAERFNALPDSWDELRSQDLAFFRYSATPAGIAAAIAGTLPRDPEALLAKGYLAFAPIVYEDFLPVSAAGIFQSNLGTDQQQNYATRSNRDAFETALGATVQDELALYAERQAASLDAAMKALGLADLRLRTVA from the coding sequence ATGCCACAAGCCTTCATTTCAACAGATCGTATCCGCTCGCTCTTCACCGACGCGATGTCGCAGATGTACCGGACGGAGGTGCCGCAATATGGCACGCTGATCGAGCTCGTGGCGGATGTGAATGCCGGTTGCCTCGAAAGCAATCCGGATCTGCGCGAACGCCTGGCCCGCGCCGGCGAGCTGGAACGCATCGATGTCGAGCGTCACGGCGCCATCCGCCTCGGTACGGCGGAAGAGCTTTTCACCATCCGCCGGCTGTTTGCCGTCATGGGCATGCAGGCGGTCGGCTATTACGATCTTTCGGTCGCCGGCGTGCCGGTTCATTCCACCTGCTTCCGTCCGATCGACGAGGCGGCGCTCAACATCAATCCGTTCCGCGTCTTCACCTCTCTGCTGCGCCTGGAACTGATCGAGGATGAAAGCCTGCGGCGGGAGGCCGAGGCCATTCTGGCCAAGCGGCGCATCTATACGCCGCGTGCCATCGCGCTGATCGAGCGTCACGAGCAGAATGGCGGCCTGACCGAGGCGGAAGCGACTGAATTCGTCGCCGAGGCGCTTGAAACCTTCCGTTGGCACGGCGAAGCCACCGTTAGTGCCGAAACCTACAAGCGCCTGCACGACGCGCATCGGCTGATCGCCGATGTCGTCAGCTTCAAGGGGCCGCACATCAACCACTTGACGCCGCGCACGCTCGATATCGATGCGGTGCAGGCCGGCATGCCGGAACGCGGCATCACTCCGAAGGCAGTCATCGAAGGGCCGCCGCGCCGGCAGTGCGATATCCTGCTGCGGCAGACGAGCTTTAAGGCGCTGGAGGAGGCGATCGTCTTCTCGGGTGACGAGGGTGCGGTCCAGGGCACGCATACCGCCCGCTTCGGCGAGATCGAACAGCGCGGCGTGGCGTTGACGGCCAAGGGCCGGGCGCTCTACGACCGACTGCTTGCCTCGGTTCGCGGCGAAGTGCAGGTCGGCGCCGGCGGCGCCAAAGCCGGCGCCTATGACCAGGAACTGGCTGAGCGCTTCAACGCGCTGCCGGACAGCTGGGATGAGCTGCGCAGCCAGGATCTCGCCTTCTTTCGTTATTCCGCCACGCCCGCGGGCATTGCCGCCGCGATCGCCGGGACCTTGCCGCGCGATCCCGAAGCGCTCCTCGCCAAGGGCTATCTCGCTTTCGCGCCGATCGTCTATGAAGACTTCCTGCCCGTCAGCGCGGCCGGCATCTTCCAGTCGAATCTCGGCACCGATCAGCAGCAGAATTATGCGACACGATCGAACCGCGACGCCTTCGAGACCGCACTCGGAGCGACCGTTCAGGACGAGCTGGCGCTTTACGCGGAACGGCAGGCCGCATCGCTGGATGCCGCGATGAAGGCGCTCGGGCTCGCGGATCTGCGGCTGAGGACCGTTGCGTGA
- a CDS encoding FAD-binding oxidoreductase encodes MLNDPRSHGLWEKTAGEPPATSPLQGAVSADVVIVGGGYTGLSAGLHLAEAGSKVVLLEAKEIGFGGAGRNVGLINAGMWVMPNDLPGVLGPVHGERLLDLLGNAPKLVMELIDKHGIACELERNGTLHCAVGAEGLKEIEERAAQWSARGAPVALLDAAETAKRIGSEAYAGSLLDLRAGTLQPLAYARGLAHAAVKAGVAIHTSSPVTATERQGSRWAVKTDGGETSADWIIVATDAYSTGPFEQVRNEQVYLPYFNFATAPLGHNLRQSILPGREGAWDTKDILSSFRMDRAGRLVFGSVGALRNTGLAVHKGWAKRALKRLFPVIGDVEFECEWYGQIGMTDNALPRFHKFAPNVIGFSGYNGRGIAPGTVFGRTLAEHILGRLAEADLPLPLTSPTEPSFRALKELWYEAGAQVAHFADARL; translated from the coding sequence ATGCTGAATGATCCGCGCTCCCACGGCCTCTGGGAAAAGACCGCAGGCGAACCGCCGGCGACCTCGCCTCTCCAAGGCGCGGTATCGGCCGACGTCGTCATCGTCGGTGGCGGCTATACCGGTCTCTCCGCTGGCCTGCATCTCGCCGAGGCCGGTTCGAAGGTGGTGCTGCTGGAGGCGAAGGAGATCGGCTTCGGCGGTGCGGGGCGCAATGTCGGTCTGATCAATGCCGGCATGTGGGTGATGCCCAACGACCTCCCCGGTGTGCTCGGCCCAGTCCATGGTGAACGGCTGCTCGATTTGCTCGGAAATGCGCCGAAGCTCGTCATGGAACTGATCGACAAACATGGGATCGCCTGCGAACTCGAGCGCAACGGCACGCTGCACTGCGCCGTCGGCGCCGAGGGGCTGAAGGAGATCGAGGAGCGCGCGGCGCAATGGTCGGCCCGCGGCGCGCCCGTCGCACTGCTGGATGCGGCTGAGACGGCCAAGCGCATCGGCAGCGAGGCTTATGCCGGTTCGCTGCTCGATCTGCGCGCCGGAACGCTGCAGCCGCTTGCCTATGCACGCGGCCTCGCCCATGCCGCCGTCAAGGCAGGCGTCGCCATTCATACATCGAGCCCCGTGACCGCAACGGAGCGCCAAGGCAGCCGCTGGGCCGTGAAGACGGACGGCGGCGAGACCAGCGCAGACTGGATCATCGTTGCGACCGATGCCTACAGCACAGGCCCCTTCGAGCAGGTGCGCAACGAGCAGGTTTACCTGCCCTATTTCAATTTCGCCACCGCACCGCTCGGCCACAATCTTCGTCAGTCGATCCTGCCGGGCCGGGAAGGCGCGTGGGACACCAAGGACATTCTCTCCTCCTTCCGCATGGATCGGGCTGGGCGCCTCGTCTTCGGCAGCGTCGGCGCGCTGCGCAATACCGGCCTTGCGGTGCACAAGGGCTGGGCTAAGCGCGCCCTGAAGCGGCTCTTTCCCGTTATCGGCGATGTCGAGTTCGAATGCGAATGGTATGGCCAGATCGGCATGACCGACAATGCGCTGCCGCGCTTCCACAAATTCGCCCCCAATGTCATCGGCTTTTCGGGCTATAATGGCCGCGGCATAGCCCCGGGCACGGTCTTCGGCCGCACATTGGCCGAGCATATTCTCGGCCGGCTAGCCGAGGCCGATCTGCCGCTTCCGCTGACGTCACCCACCGAGCCGAGCTTTCGTGCGCTCAAGGAACTATGGTACGAAGCCGGCGCTCAGGTCGCCCATTTCGCCGATGCCCGCCTCTGA
- a CDS encoding aldehyde dehydrogenase family protein — MTIAVLDLATETAKLLAELGVDAGRYQGGTLSVSSPVTGKEIGRLRENSVSETKAAIEEAHKAFLEWRNVPAPKRGELIRLLGEELRAAKTALGRLVSIEVGKITSEGLGEVQEMIDICDFAVGLSRQLYGLTIATERSEHRMMESWHPLGAIGIISAFNFPVAVWSWNAALAMVCGNSTVWKPSEKTPLTALAVQALFEKALKRFVAEGGKAPANLSTLIIGGREVGEVLVDHPKIPLVSATGSTAMGRAVGPRLSQRFARAILELGGNNAAIVCPSADLDLTLRGVAFSAMGTAGQRCTTLRRLFVHESVYNKLVPRLQKAYGSVAIGNPLETGTLVGPLIDGQAFEKMQAALGEAKAAGGKVTGGERVDNGSADAFYVRPALVEMPDQIGPVEHETFAPILYVMKYSDFNAVLDLHNAVPQGLSSSIFTNDMREAETFVSARGSDCGIANVNLGPSGAEIGGAFGGEKETGGGRESGSDAWKAYMRRATNTINYGSTLPLAQGVKFDVE, encoded by the coding sequence ATGACCATCGCCGTCCTCGATCTCGCCACCGAAACCGCCAAGCTGCTTGCCGAACTCGGCGTCGATGCCGGCCGCTATCAGGGCGGCACGCTGTCCGTCTCCTCGCCCGTCACCGGCAAGGAGATCGGCAGACTGAGAGAAAATTCCGTTTCCGAAACGAAAGCGGCGATCGAAGAGGCGCACAAGGCTTTCCTGGAATGGCGTAATGTGCCGGCGCCGAAGCGCGGCGAGTTGATCCGCCTGCTCGGCGAGGAGCTGCGTGCCGCCAAGACGGCGCTCGGCCGCCTCGTCTCGATCGAAGTCGGCAAGATCACCTCCGAGGGCCTCGGCGAGGTTCAGGAGATGATCGACATCTGCGATTTCGCCGTTGGCCTGTCGCGCCAGCTCTATGGCCTGACGATCGCCACCGAGCGCTCGGAGCACCGGATGATGGAAAGCTGGCACCCTCTCGGCGCGATCGGCATCATTTCTGCCTTCAACTTCCCGGTCGCCGTCTGGTCGTGGAATGCAGCGCTGGCGATGGTCTGCGGCAATTCCACCGTCTGGAAACCCTCGGAAAAGACGCCACTGACCGCCCTTGCCGTGCAGGCGCTGTTCGAAAAGGCCCTGAAGCGCTTCGTCGCCGAGGGCGGCAAGGCGCCGGCCAATCTATCCACCCTGATCATCGGCGGCCGTGAGGTCGGCGAGGTGCTGGTCGACCACCCCAAAATCCCGCTGGTTTCCGCCACCGGCTCGACGGCCATGGGCCGCGCCGTCGGCCCGCGCCTGTCGCAGCGTTTTGCCCGCGCCATACTCGAACTCGGCGGCAACAATGCCGCGATCGTCTGCCCGAGCGCCGACCTCGACCTGACGCTGCGTGGCGTCGCCTTCTCCGCCATGGGCACGGCCGGCCAGCGCTGCACGACACTGCGCCGTCTCTTCGTCCATGAAAGCGTCTACAACAAGCTGGTGCCGCGCCTGCAGAAGGCCTACGGCTCCGTCGCCATCGGCAATCCGCTGGAGACCGGCACACTGGTGGGCCCGCTGATCGACGGTCAGGCTTTCGAGAAGATGCAGGCGGCGCTCGGCGAGGCAAAGGCGGCAGGCGGCAAGGTGACCGGCGGCGAACGCGTCGACAATGGTTCGGCCGATGCCTTCTACGTTCGCCCGGCGCTGGTCGAAATGCCCGATCAGATCGGCCCGGTCGAGCACGAGACCTTCGCGCCCATTCTCTACGTTATGAAATACAGCGATTTCAATGCGGTGCTGGACTTGCACAATGCCGTGCCGCAGGGATTGTCGTCGTCGATCTTCACCAACGACATGCGCGAGGCGGAAACCTTCGTTTCGGCGCGCGGCTCGGATTGCGGTATCGCCAACGTCAACCTCGGGCCTTCGGGCGCCGAAATCGGCGGCGCCTTCGGGGGCGAAAAAGAGACCGGCGGCGGACGCGAATCCGGCTCGGATGCCTGGAAGGCCTATATGCGCCGCGCGACCAACACGATCAATTACGGCAGCACGCTGCCGCTTGCGCAGGGCGTCAAGTTCGACGTCGAATAA
- a CDS encoding iron ABC transporter substrate-binding protein produces MITAVNRFSHVLALAASLLSTTVLAGSANAQDEGLVVYNAQHESLGREWIDAFTKETGIKVTMRQGGDMQFANQIIQEGDASPADVFLTENSPAMTLVDGAGLFAPVEKETLDQVPEQYRPADGMWTGIAARSTVFAYDKTKLSEDKLPKSLLDLADPAWKGRWGASPAGADFQAIVAALLQLKGEDATKAWLKGLKDNATPYKGNSVAMKAVNSGEVEGAVIYHYYWFGDQSKTGENSKNVGMHYFKNQDPGAFISISGGGVLKSTQHMKEAQAFLKFVTSKAGQAVLKNGSSYEYAVGKDAPSNDKLVPLADLNAPKVEASTLDSKKVVELMTAAGLI; encoded by the coding sequence ATGATTACTGCTGTTAACCGTTTTTCCCACGTGCTGGCGCTCGCCGCTTCGCTTCTCTCCACCACGGTGCTCGCAGGCAGCGCCAATGCGCAGGATGAAGGTCTCGTCGTCTACAATGCGCAGCACGAAAGCCTGGGCCGCGAATGGATCGATGCCTTTACCAAGGAGACCGGCATCAAGGTGACCATGCGCCAGGGCGGCGACATGCAATTCGCCAACCAGATCATTCAGGAAGGCGACGCATCCCCCGCCGATGTTTTCCTGACCGAGAATTCGCCGGCCATGACGCTGGTCGACGGCGCCGGCCTCTTCGCCCCGGTCGAAAAGGAAACACTGGATCAGGTGCCGGAGCAGTATCGTCCGGCCGACGGCATGTGGACCGGCATTGCCGCCCGCTCTACCGTCTTTGCCTATGACAAGACGAAGCTCAGCGAAGACAAGCTGCCGAAGTCGCTGCTCGACCTCGCCGACCCCGCTTGGAAGGGCCGCTGGGGTGCATCGCCCGCCGGCGCCGACTTTCAGGCCATCGTCGCCGCGCTGCTGCAACTGAAGGGTGAAGATGCCACTAAGGCATGGCTGAAGGGGCTCAAGGACAATGCGACGCCCTACAAGGGCAACAGCGTTGCCATGAAGGCGGTCAATTCAGGTGAAGTCGAAGGCGCGGTCATCTATCATTACTACTGGTTCGGCGATCAGTCAAAGACCGGCGAAAACAGCAAGAATGTCGGCATGCATTACTTCAAGAATCAGGATCCGGGCGCTTTCATCAGCATTTCGGGCGGCGGCGTCCTGAAGTCCACGCAGCACATGAAGGAAGCGCAGGCTTTCCTGAAATTCGTCACCAGCAAGGCAGGCCAGGCAGTTCTGAAGAACGGCTCGTCCTATGAATATGCCGTCGGCAAGGACGCCCCTTCCAATGACAAGCTCGTTCCGCTTGCCGATCTCAATGCTCCGAAGGTGGAAGCCTCGACGCTGGACAGCAAAAAGGTCGTGGAACTGATGACAGCGGCAGGTCTGATTTAG